One Polaribacter sp. SA4-12 genomic window carries:
- a CDS encoding alpha-1,4-glucan--maltose-1-phosphate maltosyltransferase produces the protein MQNQSRIVVENVAPQINQGTVFIKRVVDEIVNVTADVLVDGHDVLQASLLFKHEADKKWSEIRMQPTSNDEYIANFHTAKQGFYSYKIEGWVDYVLNWQHGLERKIDDCQHVNSELLEGAELISSITKKVSSEEKEYLLHLIAIFKNPNDYSEAIKEAVSEKLTAIFIKYPQKFLTETSPEFKVYVDRKKARFSTWYEFFPRSASEQEGKHGTFNDCHRLLPRVAQMGFDTLYFPPVHPIGEVNRKGKNNTTVAQDGDVGSTWGIGSKEGGHKDLHPELGSIEDFKNLVAKAKELGIEVAMDYALQAAPDHPWVKDHPDWFKWRPDGTVQYAENPPKKYQDILPIYWESKDFKNLWKECLDTLLYWIDCGINVFRVDNPHTKPYFFWGWIIAEVKKQHPDVLFLAEAFTRPKVMQQLAKQGYTQSYTYFTWRNSKQELIEYMNDLTQTEQKEYMKPNFWPNTPDINPFHLQGAPESKYLQRYALAATLCSNVGIYGPVFEQMISDPIPGKEEYYMSEKFQLCHYDWFKENKVTTLISRINNIRKEHESYQQTNNIQFLETGNDQLIAFYKWNEDRSNETITIISLDAYNSQSGSVQLPLHDLKVNHGQKVEVEDLVTRNCYNWYNEWNYVELHATLPFHIFKINK, from the coding sequence ATGCAAAATCAAAGTAGAATTGTAGTAGAAAATGTTGCTCCACAAATTAATCAAGGAACAGTATTTATAAAACGAGTTGTTGATGAAATTGTAAATGTAACTGCAGATGTCTTAGTTGACGGACATGATGTTCTTCAAGCTAGTTTATTATTTAAGCATGAAGCAGATAAAAAATGGTCAGAAATTAGAATGCAACCGACTTCTAATGATGAATATATTGCCAATTTTCACACAGCAAAACAAGGATTTTATTCTTATAAAATTGAAGGATGGGTAGATTATGTTTTAAACTGGCAACATGGTTTAGAGCGTAAAATTGATGATTGTCAACATGTAAACTCAGAACTTTTAGAGGGAGCAGAATTGATTTCTTCAATTACTAAGAAAGTATCTTCAGAAGAAAAAGAATACTTATTACACTTAATCGCTATTTTTAAAAATCCAAACGACTATTCAGAAGCAATTAAAGAAGCTGTATCTGAAAAGTTAACGGCTATTTTCATAAAATATCCTCAGAAATTTCTAACTGAAACTTCTCCGGAATTTAAAGTATATGTAGATAGAAAAAAAGCAAGATTTAGTACTTGGTATGAATTTTTCCCACGTTCTGCATCAGAACAAGAAGGCAAACATGGTACCTTTAATGACTGCCATAGATTATTACCAAGAGTTGCTCAAATGGGATTTGACACTTTGTACTTCCCTCCTGTTCATCCTATTGGTGAAGTTAATCGAAAAGGAAAAAACAACACTACTGTTGCACAAGATGGCGATGTTGGTTCTACTTGGGGAATTGGTTCAAAAGAAGGAGGTCATAAAGATTTACATCCTGAATTAGGTTCAATTGAAGATTTTAAAAACTTAGTTGCAAAAGCTAAAGAGCTAGGTATTGAAGTTGCAATGGATTATGCTTTACAAGCTGCACCAGATCATCCTTGGGTTAAAGATCATCCAGATTGGTTTAAATGGAGACCCGATGGAACTGTACAATATGCAGAAAATCCACCAAAAAAATACCAAGATATTCTTCCAATTTATTGGGAAAGTAAAGACTTTAAAAATCTTTGGAAAGAATGTTTAGACACTTTATTGTATTGGATTGATTGTGGAATTAATGTTTTTAGAGTTGATAACCCACATACAAAACCTTACTTTTTTTGGGGATGGATTATTGCCGAAGTAAAAAAACAACATCCTGATGTTTTGTTTTTAGCAGAAGCTTTTACGCGTCCTAAAGTAATGCAACAATTAGCAAAACAAGGATATACACAATCATATACTTATTTTACTTGGAGAAATTCTAAGCAAGAATTAATTGAGTATATGAACGATTTAACACAAACAGAACAAAAAGAATATATGAAACCTAATTTCTGGCCAAATACACCAGATATTAATCCGTTTCATTTACAAGGAGCGCCAGAAAGCAAATACTTACAACGTTACGCTTTGGCAGCAACTTTATGTTCTAATGTTGGTATTTATGGACCTGTTTTTGAGCAGATGATAAGTGATCCTATTCCTGGAAAGGAAGAATATTATATGTCAGAAAAATTTCAGCTTTGTCACTATGATTGGTTCAAAGAAAATAAAGTAACTACTTTAATTTCTAGAATTAATAACATTAGAAAAGAGCACGAATCTTATCAACAGACAAATAATATTCAATTTTTAGAAACTGGTAATGATCAATTAATTGCTTTCTATAAATGGAATGAAGATAGATCAAATGAAACAATAACAATTATAAGTTTAGATGCTTATAATTCGCAATCTGGTTCTGTACAATTACCGCTTCATGATTTAAAAGTGAATCACGGTCAGAAAGTAGAAGTTGAAGATTTAGTAACAAGAAATTGTTATAACTGGTATAATGAATGGAATTATGTAGAATTACATGCAACATTGCCTTTCCATATTTTCAAAATCAATAAATAA